From Xylocopa sonorina isolate GNS202 chromosome 2, iyXylSono1_principal, whole genome shotgun sequence, a single genomic window includes:
- the LOC143433336 gene encoding diacylglycerol kinase theta isoform X2, whose protein sequence is MASVSAETPASHGHSFSKKTFHKPTYCHSCTDMLWGLIQQGYICEVCNFVVHDRCLKAVVSPCSSIAASLIKNPVAHCWSEQVHRRRKFCNVCRKRLDDNLSIHCEICEYFVHTECQDFAVADCKENATYLPGKDLAQVKHTHHWREGNLPSSSKCAVCKKNCFSAECLSGFRCEWCGMTLHSYCYKNIPQECTFGNLEPIYLPPHAVSIPRTEVPMEAIIGVQVRRKEVLAREYSCHNIGEQFDFAESEQIGAAGRLAEALRRLSLVLPRSCHGNCHASPPYVRARSISEEFSSAEARYRDNADPGQGSPYGRDPRSPKEKEDKERGDEEMIKVYDGNNSLRRRIFRVIMVPRQATTEQVLTSALRAFHITKDPNNFYLTDLYATDETELCDPTPVLNLNRKEGKRPAVFLRFKDSESGEVRVYPGKLQVSESFCIVPVTEATTVADLIEEALQKFGLQNFKSEDYRCSEILLDRGVTERVLSRDEKPWEIVKQLGKDSIRQMEFMRFYLQLKQDPHGPNLALFVGNLPPNLSERSYENMLTDFLGKENKFSSIGPIYYEYGSMVIIYEDSNKAVRALYALRESKHEDKHLLVMLLPSIEPSMVPPDVQPLLVFVNVKSGGCQGLQLISSFRKLLNPYQVFDLDNGGPLPGLYVFRHIKDYKILVCGGDGTIGWVLQCLDNVGQDSECSSPACAIVPLGTGNDLARVLCWGSGYTGDEDPLNLLRDVIDAEESLLDRWTVVFHPEEKEDKQLSTNTGGAGATSEDNTQIYVMNNYFGIGLDADLCLDFHNAREENPNKFKSRLRNKGVYVTMGIRKMVKRKPCKDLHKEIRLEVDGRLVELPQVEGIIILNILSWGSGANPWGPDTKEDQFYTPNHGDGILEVVGVTGVMHLGQIQSGLRTAMRIAQGGHIKIHLHSDIPVQVDGEPWIQSPGDVVVLKSALKATMLKKNKIKRRNTEPSIPSANGVGGKSTDECSNKS, encoded by the exons ATGGCGTCGGTCTCGGCTGAGACTCCAGCCAGCCATGGGCACAGCTTCAGCAAGAAGACGTTTCACAAGCCGACGTACTGCCATAGCTGCACCGACATGCTGTGGGGCCTCATACAGCAGGGGTACATCTGCGAAG TTTGCAACTTCGTGGTGCACGACCGCTGTCTCAAGGCCGTCGTCTCTCCCTGCTCCAGCATCGCGGCAAGTCTCATTAAG AATCCGGTTGCACACTGTTGGTCCGAACAGGTACATCGTAGAAGAAAATTCTGCAACGTTTGTCGTAAACGGCTCGATGATAATCTATCCATACATTGTGAAA TATGCGAGTACTTCGTGCACACGGAGTGCCAGGATTTTGCCGTGGCAGATTGCAAGGAGAACGCCACGTACTTACCTGGGAAGGACTTGGCGCAGGTAAAACATACTCATCACTGGCGAGAAGGCAATCTTCCCAGCAGTTCGAAATGCGCTGTCTGCAAGAAAAATTGTTTTTCTGCCGAGTGCCTTTCCGGGTTTCGTTGCGAGTGGTGCGGCATGACG TTGCACTCTTACTGCTATAAAAATATCCCGCAAGAATGCACCTTTGGGAACTTGGAACCAATCTACTTACCACCGCATGCAGTCAGCATTCCACGTACGGAAGTTCCCATGGAGGCCATCATCGGTGTGCAAGTACGTCGAAAAGAAGTCCTGGCGCGTGAGTATTCCTGCC ATAACATCGGAGAGCAATTCGATTTCGCTGAGAGTGAACAAATTGGGGCTGCAGGCCGCCTAGCCGAAGCTTTGAGGCGCCTTTCACTAGTTTTGCCACGTAGCTGCCATGGAAATTGTCATGCTTCCCCTCCTTATGTTCGAG CGAGAAGCATATCGGAGGAGTTCAGCAGCGCGGAGGCGAGGTACCGCGACAACGCGGACCCGGGGCAGGGCAGCCCGTACGGCCGCGATCCTCGTTCGCCAAAGGAGAAAGAAGATAAAGAAAGAGGTGACGAAG AGATGATCAAGGTGTACGACGGGAACAACTCCCTCAGACGGCGGATATTTCGCGTGATCATGGTGCCCCGGCAAGCCACCACCGAACAGGTCCTGACGTCAGCGCTTCGTGCATTTCACATTACCAAAGATCCCA ACAACTTTTACCTCACCGACCTGTATGCTACGGATGAGACCGAATTATGTGATCCAACTCCGGTTCTAAACTTGAATCGCAAAGAGGGCAAACGTCCGGCAGTCTTCTTACGGTTCAA GGACAGCGAGAGCGGAGAGGTACGCGTCTATCCAGGTAAACTACAGGTGTCAGAGTCATTCTGCATAGTACCTGTCACAGAAGCAACAACGGTTGCGGACTTGATCGAGGAAGCGCTACAGAAGTTCGGTTTGCAAAATTTTAAATCGGAAGATTATAGATGCAGCGAGATTCTTCTGGATCGCGGTG TCACTGAAAGGGTTCTGTCTCGTGACGAGAAACCATGGGAAATCGTAAAGCAGCTGGGCAAAGATTCGATCAGACAAATGGAGTTCATGCGATTTTACCTGCAGCTGAAGCAAGATCCCCATGGTCCTAATTTAGCTCTATTCGTGGGCAACCTGCCACCGAATCTCTCCGAACGGAGTTATGAGAACATGTTGACCGATTTCTTAGGCAAAG AAAACAAATTCTCCTCCATCGGTCCGATATACTACGAGTATGGCTCGATGGTAATTATCTACGAGGACTCGAACAAGGCGGTCAGGGCACTGTACGCGTTACGAGAATCGAAACACGAAGACAAACATCTCTTAG TTATGCTGTTACCAAGCATCGAGCCGAGCATGGTGCCTCCAGATGTGCAACCTTTGCTCGTCTTCGTGAACGTGAAATCCGGAGGCTGCCAGGGGCTTCAATTGATCTCCAGCTTTCGGAAATTGTTGAATCCgtatcaagtgttcgatctcgACAATGGAGGTCCACTTCCTGG ACTCTACGTCTTTCGTCACATAAAAGATTACAAAATCTTGGTCTGCGGTGGTGATGGAACAATAGGATGGGTGTTGCAATGTTTAGACAACGTAGGACAGGACAGCGAGTGTTCCTCACCTGCTTGCGCCATCGTTCCTCTAGGTACAGGAAACGATCTTGCACGCGTCCTCTGTTGGGGTTCCGGTTACACTGGCGACGAAGACCCCTTGAATTTACTTCGAGATGTGATCGACGCGGAAGAATCTCTCTTGGACAGGTGGACTGTGGTATTCCATCCGGAAGAGAAAGAAGACAAACAGCTGTCCACCAATACAGGAG GAGCGGGCGCGACAAGCGAAGACAATACGCAAATATATGTGATGAACAACTACTTCGGTATTGGTCTCGACGCCGATCTGTGTTTGGACTTCCACAATGCCAGGGAAGAGAATCCGAACAAATTCAAAAGCAGATTACGTAACAAAGGAGTGTACGTCACGATGGGTATACGGAAAATGGTGAAACGGAAACCTTGCAAGGATTTGCACAAAGAAATTCGACTGGAAGTCGACGGGAGGCTCGTCGAATTACCTCAAGTCGAAGGAATAATTATTCTAAACATTTTAAG TTGGGGTTCTGGGGCAAATCCCTGGGGACCAGACACCAAGGAAGATCAATTTTATACACCAAACCACGGGGACGGGATATTGGAGGTCGTCGGAGTCACGGGCGTCATGCATCTCGGACAAATTCAATCTGGTCTTCGCACAGCCATGAGGATAGCGCag gGCGGACATATAAAAATTCATTTGCACTCTGATATACCCGTACAAGTAGACGGGGAACCATGGATTCAGAGTCCCGGGGATGTCGTAGTATTGAAGTCAGCGCTGAAG GCTACCATGTTGAAGAAAAATAAGATCAAGCGTCGGAATACCGAGCCGTCGATTCCATCCGCTAATGGGGTGGGGGGCAAGAGCACGGACGAGTGTAGCAACAAAAGCTAG
- the LOC143433336 gene encoding diacylglycerol kinase theta isoform X3: MASVSAETPASHGHSFSKKTFHKPTYCHSCTDMLWGLIQQGYICEVCNFVVHDRCLKAVVSPCSSIAASLIKNPVAHCWSEQVHRRRKFCNVCRKRLDDNLSIHCEICEYFVHTECQDFAVADCKENATYLPGKDLAQVKHTHHWREGNLPSSSKCAVCKKNCFSAECLSGFRCEWCGMTLHSYCYKNIPQECTFGNLEPIYLPPHAVSIPRTEVPMEAIIGVQVRRKEVLAREYSCHNIGEQFDFAESEQIGAAGRLAEALRRLSLVLPRSCHGNCHASPPYVRARSISEEFSSAEARYRDNADPGQGSPYGRDPRSPKEKEDKEREMIKVYDGNNSLRRRIFRVIMVPRQATTEQVLTSALRAFHITKDPNNFYLTDLYATDETELCDPTPVLNLNRKEGKRPAVFLRFKDSESGEVRVYPGKLQVSESFCIVPVTEATTVADLIEEALQKFGLQNFKSEDYRCSEILLDRGVTERVLSRDEKPWEIVKQLGKDSIRQMEFMRFYLQLKQDPHGPNLALFVGNLPPNLSERSYENMLTDFLGKENKFSSIGPIYYEYGSMVIIYEDSNKAVRALYALRESKHEDKHLLVMLLPSIEPSMVPPDVQPLLVFVNVKSGGCQGLQLISSFRKLLNPYQVFDLDNGGPLPGLYVFRHIKDYKILVCGGDGTIGWVLQCLDNVGQDSECSSPACAIVPLGTGNDLARVLCWGSGYTGDEDPLNLLRDVIDAEESLLDRWTVVFHPEEKEDKQLSTNTGGAGATSEDNTQIYVMNNYFGIGLDADLCLDFHNAREENPNKFKSRLRNKGVYVTMGIRKMVKRKPCKDLHKEIRLEVDGRLVELPQVEGIIILNILSWGSGANPWGPDTKEDQFYTPNHGDGILEVVGVTGVMHLGQIQSGLRTAMRIAQGGHIKIHLHSDIPVQVDGEPWIQSPGDVVVLKSALKATMLKKTKGKMKRRNTESSMQLALQAAPSNDPEPEVF; the protein is encoded by the exons ATGGCGTCGGTCTCGGCTGAGACTCCAGCCAGCCATGGGCACAGCTTCAGCAAGAAGACGTTTCACAAGCCGACGTACTGCCATAGCTGCACCGACATGCTGTGGGGCCTCATACAGCAGGGGTACATCTGCGAAG TTTGCAACTTCGTGGTGCACGACCGCTGTCTCAAGGCCGTCGTCTCTCCCTGCTCCAGCATCGCGGCAAGTCTCATTAAG AATCCGGTTGCACACTGTTGGTCCGAACAGGTACATCGTAGAAGAAAATTCTGCAACGTTTGTCGTAAACGGCTCGATGATAATCTATCCATACATTGTGAAA TATGCGAGTACTTCGTGCACACGGAGTGCCAGGATTTTGCCGTGGCAGATTGCAAGGAGAACGCCACGTACTTACCTGGGAAGGACTTGGCGCAGGTAAAACATACTCATCACTGGCGAGAAGGCAATCTTCCCAGCAGTTCGAAATGCGCTGTCTGCAAGAAAAATTGTTTTTCTGCCGAGTGCCTTTCCGGGTTTCGTTGCGAGTGGTGCGGCATGACG TTGCACTCTTACTGCTATAAAAATATCCCGCAAGAATGCACCTTTGGGAACTTGGAACCAATCTACTTACCACCGCATGCAGTCAGCATTCCACGTACGGAAGTTCCCATGGAGGCCATCATCGGTGTGCAAGTACGTCGAAAAGAAGTCCTGGCGCGTGAGTATTCCTGCC ATAACATCGGAGAGCAATTCGATTTCGCTGAGAGTGAACAAATTGGGGCTGCAGGCCGCCTAGCCGAAGCTTTGAGGCGCCTTTCACTAGTTTTGCCACGTAGCTGCCATGGAAATTGTCATGCTTCCCCTCCTTATGTTCGAG CGAGAAGCATATCGGAGGAGTTCAGCAGCGCGGAGGCGAGGTACCGCGACAACGCGGACCCGGGGCAGGGCAGCCCGTACGGCCGCGATCCTCGTTCGCCAAAGGAGAAAGAAGATAAAGAAAGAG AGATGATCAAGGTGTACGACGGGAACAACTCCCTCAGACGGCGGATATTTCGCGTGATCATGGTGCCCCGGCAAGCCACCACCGAACAGGTCCTGACGTCAGCGCTTCGTGCATTTCACATTACCAAAGATCCCA ACAACTTTTACCTCACCGACCTGTATGCTACGGATGAGACCGAATTATGTGATCCAACTCCGGTTCTAAACTTGAATCGCAAAGAGGGCAAACGTCCGGCAGTCTTCTTACGGTTCAA GGACAGCGAGAGCGGAGAGGTACGCGTCTATCCAGGTAAACTACAGGTGTCAGAGTCATTCTGCATAGTACCTGTCACAGAAGCAACAACGGTTGCGGACTTGATCGAGGAAGCGCTACAGAAGTTCGGTTTGCAAAATTTTAAATCGGAAGATTATAGATGCAGCGAGATTCTTCTGGATCGCGGTG TCACTGAAAGGGTTCTGTCTCGTGACGAGAAACCATGGGAAATCGTAAAGCAGCTGGGCAAAGATTCGATCAGACAAATGGAGTTCATGCGATTTTACCTGCAGCTGAAGCAAGATCCCCATGGTCCTAATTTAGCTCTATTCGTGGGCAACCTGCCACCGAATCTCTCCGAACGGAGTTATGAGAACATGTTGACCGATTTCTTAGGCAAAG AAAACAAATTCTCCTCCATCGGTCCGATATACTACGAGTATGGCTCGATGGTAATTATCTACGAGGACTCGAACAAGGCGGTCAGGGCACTGTACGCGTTACGAGAATCGAAACACGAAGACAAACATCTCTTAG TTATGCTGTTACCAAGCATCGAGCCGAGCATGGTGCCTCCAGATGTGCAACCTTTGCTCGTCTTCGTGAACGTGAAATCCGGAGGCTGCCAGGGGCTTCAATTGATCTCCAGCTTTCGGAAATTGTTGAATCCgtatcaagtgttcgatctcgACAATGGAGGTCCACTTCCTGG ACTCTACGTCTTTCGTCACATAAAAGATTACAAAATCTTGGTCTGCGGTGGTGATGGAACAATAGGATGGGTGTTGCAATGTTTAGACAACGTAGGACAGGACAGCGAGTGTTCCTCACCTGCTTGCGCCATCGTTCCTCTAGGTACAGGAAACGATCTTGCACGCGTCCTCTGTTGGGGTTCCGGTTACACTGGCGACGAAGACCCCTTGAATTTACTTCGAGATGTGATCGACGCGGAAGAATCTCTCTTGGACAGGTGGACTGTGGTATTCCATCCGGAAGAGAAAGAAGACAAACAGCTGTCCACCAATACAGGAG GAGCGGGCGCGACAAGCGAAGACAATACGCAAATATATGTGATGAACAACTACTTCGGTATTGGTCTCGACGCCGATCTGTGTTTGGACTTCCACAATGCCAGGGAAGAGAATCCGAACAAATTCAAAAGCAGATTACGTAACAAAGGAGTGTACGTCACGATGGGTATACGGAAAATGGTGAAACGGAAACCTTGCAAGGATTTGCACAAAGAAATTCGACTGGAAGTCGACGGGAGGCTCGTCGAATTACCTCAAGTCGAAGGAATAATTATTCTAAACATTTTAAG TTGGGGTTCTGGGGCAAATCCCTGGGGACCAGACACCAAGGAAGATCAATTTTATACACCAAACCACGGGGACGGGATATTGGAGGTCGTCGGAGTCACGGGCGTCATGCATCTCGGACAAATTCAATCTGGTCTTCGCACAGCCATGAGGATAGCGCag gGCGGACATATAAAAATTCATTTGCACTCTGATATACCCGTACAAGTAGACGGGGAACCATGGATTCAGAGTCCCGGGGATGTCGTAGTATTGAAGTCAGCGCTGAAG GCCACGATGCTGAAGAAGACCAAGGGTAAAATGAAACGGCGTAACACAGAGTCCAGCATGCAGCTGGCACTGCAGGCTGCGCCATCGAACGATCCGGAGCCCGAAGTCTTCTGA